One stretch of Burkholderia oklahomensis C6786 DNA includes these proteins:
- a CDS encoding low molecular weight protein-tyrosine-phosphatase has protein sequence MFRNILIVCRANVCRSPAAELLFKSMAPRAALAFHSAGIDANDGDGIDPTMSRLLAERGVDAAPHRSRRLSRALVRAADLVLVTERQQIAGVESLDPFARGKVHLLGKWEDAEIADPYGGPEVDYRQSYTLIERLVQGWLQKIC, from the coding sequence ATGTTCCGCAACATTCTGATCGTATGTCGTGCGAACGTGTGCCGGAGCCCGGCCGCGGAGCTGCTGTTCAAGTCGATGGCGCCGCGCGCCGCGCTCGCGTTCCACTCGGCGGGCATCGACGCGAACGACGGCGACGGCATCGATCCGACGATGTCGCGCTTGCTGGCGGAGCGTGGCGTCGACGCGGCGCCGCACCGTTCGCGGCGCCTGAGCCGAGCGCTCGTGCGTGCGGCGGATCTCGTCCTCGTCACCGAGCGCCAGCAGATCGCCGGCGTCGAGTCGCTCGATCCGTTCGCGCGCGGCAAGGTGCATCTGCTCGGCAAATGGGAAGACGCCGAGATCGCCGATCCCTACGGCGGTCCCGAGGTCGATTATCGACAGAGCTACACATTGATCGAACGTCTGGTTCAAGGATGGTTGCAAAAGATATGTTGA